GCGTCGCGGTCGATCTTGTCGGGGCCGCTGCGGGGGAGCGCGGAGACGAAGACGAGGTCTCTCGGTCGCTTGTACCGCGCGAGTCGGCCGTCCAGAAACGACGTGAGCTCTTCGAGCGTGAGCGAGTCGTCGCCGACGACGACGGCCCGGCCGACCTCGCCCCACTGGTCGTCGTCGACGGGCACGACGACCACGTCGTCGACCTTCGGATGGGCGGAGACGGCGTCCTCGACCGCTGCGGGGAAGACGTTCTCGCCCCCACTGACGTACATGTTCTTCTTGCGGCCCTCGATGCTGACGTAGCCGTCGTCGTCGATCCGCGCGAGGTCGCCGGTAGCGAGCCAGCCGTCTTCCCGGAAGGTTGCGGCGGTCGCTTCGGGCCGGTGCCAGTACTCCGTCGCGGCGTGGGGCGACCGGAGGTGGAGTTCGCCGACTTCGCCGCGAGGGAGTTCCGTGCCGGTGTCGTCGACGATCCGCACGTCGACGTGGACGTTCGGGACACCGACGGTGTCGGCCTTCTCGCTGGGCCAGTCGTCGGGCATCGCGAAGTTGTTGGGGCCACACTCGGTCAGCCCGTACCCCTGTGAGAGGTCGACGCCGCGGTCCCACCACGCCGACAGCACCGACTCTCGACAGGGGCCGCCGCCGGACTTGGCGAGTCGCAGCGTCGAGAGGTCGGTTTCGGCCCACCGATCGTGGTCGACCATCATCCGCAACACCGCCGGGACGGCCACGAGGAGCGTGGCCGACCGCGCCTCGATCAGTTCGAGCACCTCGCCGGGATCGAACTCTCGGGCGAGGACGACGGTCCCGCCCATGTGAAAGACCGGCACCGTCAACACGTTCCACCCGCCGGTGTGGAACATCGGGAACGTCAGCGGCGTCACGTCGTCCGGCCGCAGCCCCCAGGCGGTGACGGTGTTGGTCGCGTTCCAGACGATCGCCTCGTGGCTGAGGACGGTCTCTTTGGGGGTCCCCGTCGAGCCGCCGGTGTGCAAGAACAGGTG
Above is a genomic segment from Halomicrobium sp. LC1Hm containing:
- a CDS encoding AMP-binding protein, translating into MSEHGPQRWVGDWSARRRALSPDRVGLVDATSGTEYTYAELDRRANGWARLLADHGVTREGGADPDAGGRVAVLSRNRPEFVDLFFATGKTGGVLAPLSHRLAPPELGTLLDDVAPSLLVVEEPFADDAAEALADADIDCPVHSLATAGETTWDRLDESLPADRSPYDGPTLEPAAPHLFLHTGGSTGTPKETVLSHEAIVWNATNTVTAWGLRPDDVTPLTFPMFHTGGWNVLTVPVFHMGGTVVLAREFDPGEVLELIEARSATLLVAVPAVLRMMVDHDRWAETDLSTLRLAKSGGGPCRESVLSAWWDRGVDLSQGYGLTECGPNNFAMPDDWPSEKADTVGVPNVHVDVRIVDDTGTELPRGEVGELHLRSPHAATEYWHRPEATAATFREDGWLATGDLARIDDDGYVSIEGRKKNMYVSGGENVFPAAVEDAVSAHPKVDDVVVVPVDDDQWGEVGRAVVVGDDSLTLEELTSFLDGRLARYKRPRDLVFVSALPRSGPDKIDRDAVADEYGS